TATAGAGATCTAGGAGCTTCTGTACTGATTTGAATCAGGAGTTGGCAACTTAGTATCTTTAGATAAAAGGGGTTGATAGACTAGAGAaatgattttatattttgttaagGGGAAGGGGTTGAAGATATTATGGGCTCTCGTGTCTATCCCCCTAAGTCAATCATACTTTTAGCCTTGCACTTTGATGTGACCCACACTGCTTGATGTCAATTTATAGTCTTACTTGGAATCCCTGTTTTGCAGTGACTTACACATTAATTGAGACCATGCTACACTTATATTAGTCTGCATGTTGTGAGGACATCCTGATTTTTTAAATAAAGGGTTGTGTACTGCGCAATTCACATGCTAAATATCAATTTCAGCAACCAAGAAATATTCTTGGATGTTATACAAATCGAACATTGATAGGATATATAATCACGTTATTTTCAATTTTACTCCCATCTATTGCATAACCAGATGTTGGGTATAGGTCTTAAATCTGGATTTCTTTTTCAGCACATCCATGTCTGTTTTGTTGTCTTTTACCTAAACCTTTGAAATCTCTTTTAACTTTGGTTCTGGAAGTTAGAACATTTTCATCAGCGTCAAGTTAGTGTGctacttttattattttgatcgtgggcatgcttttgtcaatgatttttcttttgattttgttggtttttaacCTTTTAGTGGCAACAAATGGATATTGAATATACATTTTGGCAAATGCTTCACCTATGCACCTCACCGAAAGTTGTGTAAGTATTCACCTTTCAAGATCATCAGCATTGTcattactgttttttttttagttgctCCTGATTTCCTTAATAATGGGTTTTGTATCTTGCATGTGTAACTGTACGACTGATGCAGCTATCAGCACACTAAGTATCACAAGCGTAAGTCCTCGTTCCATAAAGTATAAGAAGCAGATGTTCATTAAGtttctttccctttccttttcatTTCAAAATTACTTTACAAAGTTAGCATCTCTAAATTCTATGATTTACTTGCGTACATGTGGAGTGATTACATGTCAAGATTGTCAAATATTTCTGCTACATCTGATGCAATTGAAAATTTGTTTACTTTTCTTTTGGTCTCAGAAACTAAGAATCAATGGGCACGTGACGACCCTGCTTTTGTTGTAATCTGCAGCCTTCTACTTGCTGTTGCAACTCTGGCATATTGTGCTGCGTAAGTTTACTGTTCACTTCATCATACACTCTACAAGTAAAACAGTTGCATTTTGGATTTTGTAGTTTCACTGAATTTTATGTTGCTTTGCCTCAAAAGTTCTAGCCTAATTGAGcagtttatattatttatttatctgtATATCTTTAGACTCTGGCAAGGGTTCTGTGAGGAACCTTTTTTTGACTTAATAATTGTGCTTATTTCAGGTACGACCATAGTGCTGCACATGCTGTTTTTGTAGTTATTTCtgttttgctttttcattttttgttcctCGGGATGCTTCTGGCTACATTTTGTTGGTAAGAACTGGTGCTTTGTAACAATAATGTGAACTTGTATTAACTTATCCTGAAATATGTCAGTGACTTCTTGCGTCTTATTCAGGCTCAAATATTTCAAGAAAAATTTGAAGGAACAAATAAATTCTGTGGAACCAAATTTTCTGTGTTTTCTTACTCAGTTTCTTAGATAAAGGAAGCTATTTTCCATAGAAGTAGGGAAACATGTTTATTTGATATCATCTAGTGATGCCAAACCAGCTTGAGTTTGCTGAGTCATTTCAACATCCAGTAAAAGGCTTCTATATAAAGAAAAAGCGACTATGAAACAGTCTATCTAAAGACAAAGAACATGTTAGTTGCATGAACATAGAGAGTGAAATGTTTGCTGATTCATATGTTTTCTTGTGCATGCGAATCTGGGTTTTTTTATAAATAGCTAGTTGCTGGCAACAACATTTTAATTTCTCAAAAGTCTATGAAGGAAACACATATTTGAGAATTCCTAAGTCTAAATAATTTTAGTTCCCAGTCTCTTCTATAACTGTTACAGCTTTTAGTCTCCCTATTCTTAGAGTTCTCAATCTTCATTCATAACTGAAACCTTAGTGTGAAGTATTGATCATCATCTAATGGCACACTTCTCAATGCTCATGCAGGTTTTTAACTAATTCTTACCTTCGTGAAGAGGCTCCGAATAGCCATGTTGTTGAGCAGCGTGTTGAATGGTGAGTCCACTATCCTTTATTTCCACTTTATTAGTAATATGATTCTTACTGAACAATTCAACTTAGCCTTTTTCCCCATCCTATATCATCAACATGTACGTTCATGTGCATGTTATATATGTGAATATGATTTTAGATTGATTGAATGTCGAATCAGTCAaacgtttatttttttttcctgtttgaTTACCTTCTGATCAATgattttgttgtgattttgatCATTTGAAGGCTGTACGCATTCGATGTGCACTGCAACTCTTTCTTCCCGATGTTTGTTCTGCTTTATGGTAATTAATACAAAACATTGTTTTCCTTATCATATTGTTAATCTCAAATGTGTGAAATAATGCTTCTGATCTCTTGGTTCTGCAGTGATCCATTATTTTCTATCTCCAATTCTGGTAGCTCATGGCTTCATTCCGGTATTGCTATCAAATTTGATATTCATGGTGGCCACTTCATACTATCATTATCTCAACTTCTTAGGTTATGATGGTAAGCTAAAGATTTCGTTATGAGCTCAAGAGTTTTCATTCAAATGTTTAGGTTCAGATGGTGTGATGGGTTCATAGTTCATACCCATGCTGTTTATGGTGGATGGTATCTTTTTAGGAATCACCACAaccatattatatattatataagtgCGGTTTTGGATGTGGATACAAAGTAATGTTGCTTAAAGGCGAAGGTTTATGAATTCAATCAGCTATTTTAATCAGCGAAATGTGCAATTGATTTGTCAAACAAGGACTGGTATTCAGCTAAACAGATCACCTCATCATTTATGCGTAGTCCTTTCACCGCTTATGCAGTGGAGAGAGGTGGCCAGCATTACAGATCCTTACATGTCAATTCTAGCATTCTCCTCTATAGTCCGTAATGTTGAATTCTCTTCAAGTtctgtttttctgttttttggaGTTCTATTGCAATTAAGTTGGCTCATCAGCTTGTAATGTAACGCAATGACTTTAGAGTTGAATACAACTATGTTGAGTTGTTCAGTTGGTTTTTTATTTCCATCTACGATAAGAACTCTATGAAGCAAACTTGTCAATGATATAATAGTATGTTAGGGACTTGAGGAAGAGCAAAGTGATGGGTGATTTATTTTGAGAAAATATCAGTGCTAGTATGCGTTCATGCGTCATAGTGATTACATGTCCTATTTTTCGCAGTACTGCCCTTTCTGGAGAGGACCACTTTCTTCCTATATCCAATCAGTGTTGTCATTGTCCTCTCTCCGATCTGTAAGTGTTGCATGAacgttttcctttgattttactTTGCTTTCCAGTACACATTATGTTGAAATTGTTTGTTTCCTCTTGTCTGCAGTGATTTTGAGTGGCTTCAATCCTTCAAGATATTTTATGAACATGTACTTTAGTCAACGAGTATGGATTTAATTGAGTCAAACATTTAAGACAGCACATATGTTACGCATGGGGTACTAATTCAGAGGCCACAACGCGAGAAGTCATTGGCGGATTCTTGATTGCTTATATATGATATGATTATCAGCAGCAGGTCACATAGGAAAAAGCTTGTGTGGCTTCCTTTGTAGGCATTTTACCACTGTGAATGGAAATCGAAACCAACAAAGATAGGGCTTCAAGTGTGTTTTTAGAGATTTTAGGTTACGAACATTGATCCAGAGATGTATCGAACGCTACGATTTGTCTGCATGTCAAATCTATGCTTTGCATTTACataaatttttgaaaaattgcAGTCGACATCTATTGCAGGTACTGTACCAGTTGTACCAACATATGCATTGGGGTCAATTGAATAGGTCCGGTTCAGCGTACATGTTCGGTAGGTAATCTTTCCTTTCGTCATGCCGAGTGTTGTATTTTACATGTATGATGGATTAGCAACTAGAGAGAGTTGAAACCAGGTTGTGGCAGGCTCGATAAATATTTTCAACATTTGTTAAAGATTTAGCTCTCTGCTAACATTGAGTATGTTATTGCTTTTCATTGGAAAACACAATTTAAGCCGTCTGTTCCTTTATTGTTTTTGCTCTGTATGTACATTATACTGCATATTCCTCAATAAGATGGAATTTTGTGATTCTCATTTTATTGATCAAGATTGCTACTGGCTGCATCGACGATGAACCTGTACCTAACGTTGGTTTTCTCCACCCTTTGGAAGGCTGTGTTGATGTAATCCATCTTATCCACTTCGATCGTCGTTGTCAATCCTTTCTCTTTGCAGAATTCAAGCACCTCCTCTGTCTCCTTCATGCTCCCCTCAAAGCTCCCTGTGCTTGTCTTCCTCCCTCCCTACTCGTAATTGCACAGCATAGAAAGTATAACACTATATCAGTTACTAGTCTTAGAAACCTTAAGAGGTTGGGGAATGAAATATCAACAGGTTTCTCTCTAAGGTTCTAAGTTTACCATTTCCGATTCTGTAAGACCAACTTTTTCGACTTGAAACCTAAAATCTAAGTTCGTAAGATAATTCTACTCTTTAAAAATAAGCAACCCTGCTGAGAAAGGGATTAAAAAGAGAAACAATTTTTGCACATCTTTCAATAAGGGCCATAATTAAGAGCGGTGTACAAAGTGGAAGATCAGACTCGCTAAGCATGAGCGTGGGGATAAAAAATTGACTATGCTTGGCAATTTCCCATCTAGATCTTTGTTTTTTCCAACATATCCGACTAAACGTAGTAAAATAGAGAATAACTAGAAACACACAAGATTTAAACTGGTTCAGCAAAATTTTTGCATACGTCCTCTTTGAATTAATAATGAAATAAACGATGTTTTAGTAAACCGTAGAACTACTTCTCTTTCACTCGGTAGAACTACTTCCTCTCTTTCACTCGGTTGTTTCGCTGTTCTTTCATGTTTTCGCCCCTTGCTGCACCCTATTTATATGTATAGGGTGCGGTTTACATTCTTATATTCTAATTAAGTCTCTTAATCTATTTGGGATAGGAAAACACACTTCATTTCTATTATGTTTCTgcttttaagattcataatccACTTGTACAATAAAACTTACTTTTCTTAATCCTATTGTAGCAGGCCAAAAAATCTGGGATTTACCGCCGGTGCAAAATACATTCTCTCGGATGTAGAAGAGATGCGATTCTCTCTCCCCCTTGAGCTTCCGAAACGTGGAGGACCGATTAATCTAATGACTTTTTAGGATAAAAACCCTAGAAGGGTGTATTTATAGCAGTCGGGAGAGAGACCATTTAGGATAAAATTCTTATTTTAAGGCGGGAAATTCTTAGATGATatctagaagtagatattgcatcatTTTTAGGAGTGTGATTACTCGCGGCACACGCCAATTCCTAGATTGTAAGAACTCCAAGACATATGGGGGATCTGGCTGATTCCATACTGGAGTAGATCCTCGTGTCTTGCGGAATAAGCATGGTTATTCTCAATGAAGTCACTCGGATTTCGCCCACTGCTTCTGTGCAGAATGATGGTGGCACCATTTCTCTGTTAATCCAGCTTCGCTCGAAGCTATTGAGTCCATGACTAGACTTTTGATGTAACTGTATTCCGATCCACTTACTCTGGCcctagaaaatcatggtcccagtATAGTGATTTGCATAACCTTATCTTCAAGTTATAAAACCTAAGGTCGacagtgttccttcctcggttgAAATCGATCAATTCAAGAGTTAGAAGCGCATTTCACCATATCCATCACGTTTAAGATTTTCGCCCAACCAAGTTTGATAGCGAGTTGACATGCTCGAATCAGCAATCAATCATCGAAAAACGTAGTCAGTTTCTTAGTTACTTCGGCCTGCATAGGCTAAAAAAGGCTATATGATTTTTAGAGCCAGCACTAAGTTAGGCTAAAAAAGGTTATGTGATTTTTAGAGCCAGCACTAAGTTATAAGTGGCGTCGACCATTCCATTATCATTGAGACATATGTGTCATCTTGAGTTTTTTTTGCTTTTACTAGGAGTTTAAGTGCACAGGACATGAGTGATTGATATAAAAACTCATTGCGAGACTGAATTCGACCATCAATACGCTATACATCTGCCATATGATACTCTGTAGGGTTGTCCAATTGTTGAGGAGAGTTGTTAAACACAATCACTTATGAGTGGATATGTGAAGAATTTTTCAATTTGGCGAGTTCAATCAGCCGTGCCATACAATAATACAAATCCCCGCGAGTCCAACCATAATAGTGAAACCATGATTAGCTAAAACAAAATATCTGACCGTGACCAGCCATGTGTTTGGtatatctctctctcacctAGGTTTGGTATATTTCACAGTAACCATCCCCACCAAACAAGATAAGCCCATCACCTCAATTAATTCACCAGAGTATCTTGATTCGAAGTTAATTGAAAAACAACACAAACATCCAAttatattaaaacaaaacaccatttcatctctctctctctctcttcgttaTTATTTGTCAATAAACAAAAAAGCAGATAACCCTTTGTAGAAAAGTCAGGattctgtgtttttttttcttttctctttattCAATTAGGTTGCTGCCGGCCACATCCACAACGAACCTGTACCTAACATCGTTTTTCTCCAACCTCTCAAAGGCTGTGTTGATGTAATCCATCTTAACCACTTCAATCATTGATGttaatcccttctctttgcaaAACTCAAGCATCTCCTCAGTTTCCTTCATGCTCCCCACGAAGCTCCCTGTGATTGTCTTTCTCCCTACAAAATGAAGTAACCAACATGATCAGAAACAATAATACAAACTTCTTCTAACCAATCCACTAACACAGTAAAAGATTATTTCAGCCGCAAATTTCAAAGGGGAGTGCTTTTTGTGCTTCGTTATTCTTTCGAGCcattaaattgaataattgagaGGAAAATCAACATACAGATTTAAGGAGATTAGATAGTGATGGAAGTGAGTGGAGTGGGCTTACCAAGCATGACCATTGGGGAGACAAATTGTAGTGGGGTGTTAATTACACCCATCAAGATCAATTTCCCATCAAGCTTCAACAAAGAGAGGTAAGGCTCAAGTGGGTGGGCCACAGGAACTGTGTCAATGATGTAGTCGAATGAGTCAGCAGCTTCTTGCATTTTGGTGCCATCAGAGCTAACCAAGAACTCATCAGCCCCAATATGGTCCAAAGCCTCCTCTCTTTTCCTATCTGATGAGCTTATCACAGTCACATGGTGCCCCATGGCCTTTGCTATCTTCACCCCCATGTGTCCCACACCTCCAAGCCCCAATATTCCTCCTCTTAACCCACTCACATTCAGGCCAAAGTGCTTCAGCGGGCTGTACACCGTCACCCCGGCGCACAGCAGCGGCGCTGCCTGTTCGGGTACCATGCCCTCCGGTATCTTCACCACAAATCTTaaccaaacaaataaaaatcagTAAAAACATATTGATTTACTAGGTAATCTAAAACAACAAATGACCATTTGGTTGTATGGCAATATCTAGTCTTTATTTTGTCGGATGAAGTTCCGAGTTCAAATCTGATGAATCACAGTTATTGAATAAAAAAACGTTTGTAAATGATGCGAAACTTACAATTCTTAAGAGTTATGTGTTCGTGAATTTATTGCGAGAAAAGTTATTTAGGGTTTGGTGATTACTTTTGATCAGCGACGAGGGCACCAGCAAAGCCGCCTTGGGTGGTTTGGCCGTCGGTGTAAGTATCATTGTAAGACCAGATTTTCTTGTTGCAGTACTGCTCGTTGTCCGTTTTGCACGGGTTGCAGTTTCTGCAGCATCCAACAAGGAGGCCAACTCCAACCACATCTCCTGCTCTGAACTTGGTCACATCTGATCCCACCTCCACCACCTCACCAACCACCTCATGCCTGGTTAATAGTGCAgattttgtaaaatattaattacaaagatataagaaaatgaaattaagaaaataattggcGGGTAAGATATGgaaatcttatttatttattatatataccCGGGAACCATGGGATAGTTTGACATGCCAAGATCATTTTTGACCTGGTGAAGATCCGAGTGGCAAACTCCACAGCAGAGAACCTTGACGTAAACATCTTCTGGCCCTGTGTTCCtgcaatttttaatttttaaatgttgGATTGAAAAATCAGTAGACAAAAGAATCATCACATATAAAGTATAGGACTGTTACACCAAGCCAAATTCATTTACCAAATGAGGTAACAATATTTCTGAAGCTGATACATGTATTTAGATAAATCATTTGGTGAATAAATTTAGAACACGATCAAAATATTTGAGATAAAAGATTTTGGTTTACCTGAGATTGTAGGTGTAGGGTGAGAGAATTCCAGATGAGTCTCTTGCTGCCCATCCTGTAGTCGTTCTCTCCACTTCAAGGCTGCCCATTTTTCCTTCTGAATGTGTTTTCCGGGGAGGGGAGGGACAGAGACAGTGTGAGTGTATTGGAAAAGTGGGTTTCGGCTTTGGGGAATCAGAAACGCAAATGAAGCATATAAATAAAGGAGAAACAAAGCCCAGCTCAGAAGCTTGACACATCACCATCTTTGTGGTAGGTGAACCTCCCGCCCTTTGGTATAAGTAACTTAATATACACAAGAGCCACATATCCTCTTAATGATGGGTCCCACGATTGACATGTTTGTGACCTTTTCTTTTGGTGCAAAAATGTTTTGTGACCATTTGTTGCGTCATTTGTACGTCACAACCCAATACTAAGAAGTATGGAGGAGTTGTTGGTCGGTACAATTTTTTAAgaagggtaatgttaggaagattaaattagagataaaattttaaaaattaaaagacataGAAGTTGattattgatttattacttaaatattgataaaTGTGCTTATTCTTATTAAtgtcacatcatttagtttacaaattgaGTTTCTAAgtttagtctctctagcattactttTTTAAGAAACTCTAGAATAATGGATGTTGTGGCGTTTTTTTTAACGGTTCAAACTTTTGgttagaaatatataaaataaaaaactatacAATTTTTTGGAAGTTTTTAATAGGATAATGTTAGCGAGatcaaaattaaaagttaaattttatattGATAGTTGAATTATTACTAAGTGTTGATTGAcgtgtttattttctattgatgacacattatttaatATTAGAGTGCTTTGTTTTAtgcctttttgttttttaaaaaatggtacgaagaccaaatttttaaaccaaattggCAAACcgaatgatgtgtcatcaataagagAAAAAAACACGTTAATTGACACtcaattaataattcaatcaattACAACCACATAATTTTAtgtacaaatttagtttaaaaatttggtctccctaacattacccttttATTATTCTCATTTCtatcccaaaaaataaaaacaattttgcATACCCGAATTGGGGGAAGGTAGAGATTGCTATTTGcacctttttattatttttttttaacattaatcttcttcaatttattcgatctgacagtaaaaaattaaaagatgtGTGATAAGTAAAAATAGATGTTTGGATAACGTTGACTTTTATCACATATGTTAATCAACCTTACCAATAGGTTTTTACGTCAAGCATCTTTTCTAGAGGTATAATACTCACTCAGTGTTTGAAAATTGAGCTATGCTTTTCATGTGCAGGTTATAAATAGTCGGATAATCGTGCACCATTTTCTTCGAATTcaaaaagaaagcaaagaataatCTAAACCCCATAAAAAtagcaaaataagaaaaaaaaacttcctaAAAAAAGGAATCAATAGATAAAACTGTTACAGTtatatttagaatatgaatgtgattgtgtaaatcc
This genomic interval from Malus domestica chromosome 05, GDT2T_hap1 contains the following:
- the LOC103420100 gene encoding uncharacterized protein — its product is MLPTTSRGRSSSSASRMNPMFIQYLRRIIKWQQMDIEYTFWQMLHLCTSPKVVYQHTKYHKQTKNQWARDDPAFVVICSLLLAVATLAYCAAYDHSAAHAVFVVISVLLFHFLFLGMLLATFCWFLTNSYLREEAPNSHVVEQRVEWLYAFDVHCNSFFPMFVLLYVIHYFLSPILVAHGFIPVLLSNLIFMVATSYYHYLNFLGYDVLPFLERTTFFLYPISVVIVLSPILILSGFNPSRYFMNMYFSQRVWI
- the LOC103420099 gene encoding cinnamyl alcohol dehydrogenase 1, encoding MVMCQASELGFVSPLFICFICVSDSPKPKPTFPIHSHCLCPSPPRKTHSEGKMGSLEVERTTTGWAARDSSGILSPYTYNLRNTGPEDVYVKVLCCGVCHSDLHQVKNDLGMSNYPMVPGHEVVGEVVEVGSDVTKFRAGDVVGVGLLVGCCRNCNPCKTDNEQYCNKKIWSYNDTYTDGQTTQGGFAGALVADQKFVVKIPEGMVPEQAAPLLCAGVTVYSPLKHFGLNVSGLRGGILGLGGVGHMGVKIAKAMGHHVTVISSSDRKREEALDHIGADEFLVSSDGTKMQEAADSFDYIIDTVPVAHPLEPYLSLLKLDGKLILMGVINTPLQFVSPMVMLGRKTITGSFVGSMKETEEMLEFCKEKGLTSMIEVVKMDYINTAFERLEKNDVRYRFVVDVAGSNLIE